A DNA window from Mariprofundus aestuarium contains the following coding sequences:
- the ilvC gene encoding ketol-acid reductoisomerase yields the protein MALNVYYDKDADLSIIKSKKVAIIGYGSQGHAHATNLNDSGVDVTVGLRAGSASVAKAEAHGLKVTNVADAVAGADIVMVLTPDEFQSVLYRDELEPNLKQGATLAFAHGFAIHYNQVVPRADLDVVMIAPKAPGHTVRSEFVRGGGIPDLIAIHQDATGTAKDVCLSYASAIGGGRTGIIETTFKDETETDLFGEQAVLCGGAVELVKAGFETLTEAGYAPEMAYFECLHELKLIVDLMYEGGIANMNYSISNNAEYGEYVTGPRVINEESRKAMKECLHNIQTGEYAKQFILEGATNYASMTAARRNNAAHPIEVTGSKLRAMMPWINKIVDKTKN from the coding sequence ATGGCTCTAAACGTCTATTATGATAAAGACGCAGATCTTTCGATCATCAAAAGTAAAAAAGTAGCGATTATTGGTTATGGATCACAGGGCCATGCTCATGCTACCAACCTGAACGATTCCGGCGTAGATGTAACTGTCGGCCTGCGCGCTGGTTCCGCTTCTGTTGCTAAAGCAGAAGCTCATGGACTGAAGGTTACCAACGTTGCCGACGCTGTTGCCGGTGCTGACATCGTCATGGTACTGACTCCTGATGAGTTCCAGTCTGTACTGTATCGTGATGAGCTTGAGCCAAACCTGAAACAGGGTGCAACACTTGCATTCGCCCACGGTTTTGCGATTCATTACAATCAGGTTGTACCACGTGCCGATCTCGACGTTGTCATGATTGCACCTAAAGCACCTGGGCACACCGTTCGCTCTGAATTTGTCAGAGGCGGCGGCATTCCGGATCTGATCGCCATCCATCAGGATGCAACAGGAACGGCTAAAGATGTTTGCCTCTCTTACGCATCTGCTATCGGTGGCGGCCGTACCGGCATCATCGAAACCACCTTCAAAGATGAGACTGAAACCGATCTGTTCGGTGAGCAGGCCGTTCTTTGTGGTGGCGCAGTTGAGCTGGTTAAAGCTGGCTTCGAAACACTGACTGAAGCCGGTTATGCTCCAGAGATGGCATATTTTGAATGCCTGCACGAGCTCAAGCTGATTGTTGACCTGATGTATGAAGGTGGCATCGCCAATATGAACTACTCCATCTCTAACAATGCTGAGTATGGTGAGTATGTAACCGGCCCTCGCGTCATCAACGAAGAGTCCCGGAAAGCGATGAAAGAGTGTCTGCACAACATCCAGACTGGTGAATATGCCAAGCAGTTCATTCTGGAAGGCGCCACCAATTACGCTTCCATGACTGCAGCGCGTCGTAACAACGCAGCGCACCCGATCGAAGTAACCGGCAGCAAACTTCGTGCAATGATGCCTTGGATCAACAAGATCGTAGACAAGACCAAGAACTAA
- a CDS encoding c-type cytochrome — MKKTMMIITTAAISSSALAIGEAAAGAESKCKACHTFEQGGSSKVGPNLFGIMGKKAGSSEGFKYGSYLSGADFVWNEESMRAWIADSKGVAKAGGGKSKMSSQKVTGAKADEVIAFLSGLK, encoded by the coding sequence ATGAAAAAGACCATGATGATTATTACAACAGCAGCAATTTCCAGCAGTGCCCTTGCCATCGGCGAGGCTGCTGCTGGAGCCGAATCCAAATGTAAGGCGTGCCACACCTTCGAACAGGGAGGCAGCAGCAAAGTCGGCCCTAACCTGTTCGGTATCATGGGTAAAAAAGCGGGCTCCTCTGAAGGTTTCAAATATGGAAGCTACCTCTCAGGTGCGGATTTTGTGTGGAATGAAGAGAGCATGAGGGCATGGATTGCTGATTCCAAAGGGGTGGCAAAAGCTGGCGGCGGTAAGAGCAAGATGAGCTCACAGAAAGTAACAGGTGCCAAGGCTGATGAGGTCATCGCATTCCTGAGTGGCCTTAAATAA
- a CDS encoding MBL fold metallo-hydrolase, which produces MGKDLFGNVLIDMKEPTLLYKQKDHAIYWLGITDDTAFRCNAYLIVDGEEAIIVDPGSRNHFEQVKKRVAQIMDPESITGMILCHQDPDVAASMVDWLALNPKTTVFTSPRTMVLLPHYGVGHFTAFDIEENPRYELPSRRVLSFITAPFLHSPAAFVTFDESAHFLFSGDIWAALTTEWDLVTKDFEQHALNMDLFHIDYMASNVATNGFVNKIAHLEIDAILPQHGSIIINDDVPAALNYLRTLRCGTDISYPELG; this is translated from the coding sequence ATGGGAAAAGACTTATTCGGCAACGTACTGATTGACATGAAAGAACCCACCCTGCTCTACAAGCAGAAGGATCATGCCATCTACTGGCTAGGGATCACTGACGATACAGCCTTCCGCTGCAATGCATACCTGATTGTCGATGGTGAAGAAGCGATCATTGTAGACCCCGGCTCCAGGAATCATTTTGAGCAAGTAAAAAAACGTGTCGCCCAGATCATGGATCCTGAATCGATAACCGGCATGATTCTTTGCCATCAGGATCCGGATGTTGCCGCCTCCATGGTGGACTGGCTCGCATTGAATCCAAAAACCACCGTATTCACCTCGCCTCGAACAATGGTACTACTTCCCCACTACGGAGTAGGTCATTTCACTGCTTTTGATATTGAGGAGAATCCTCGTTATGAACTCCCCTCCCGCCGGGTCCTGAGCTTTATCACTGCACCATTCCTTCACTCCCCTGCAGCATTTGTAACCTTTGACGAAAGCGCCCACTTCCTTTTTTCAGGGGATATATGGGCAGCCCTGACAACCGAATGGGACCTCGTCACCAAGGACTTTGAACAACATGCTCTAAATATGGACCTTTTCCATATCGACTACATGGCATCTAATGTGGCTACCAACGGCTTCGTCAATAAGATCGCCCATCTGGAGATCGATGCAATCCTGCCACAGCACGGTTCCATCATTATCAATGACGATGTTCCGGCAGCACTTAACTACCTGAGAACACTGCGCTGCGGCACCGATATTTCTTATCCAGAGTTGGGGTAA